A single genomic interval of Syntrophobotulus glycolicus DSM 8271 harbors:
- a CDS encoding GntR family transcriptional regulator, which yields MILNSNSIKPIYLQIADWLEAEILAYRIIEDERIYSQYQLAGMFNINPATAAKGLNILADKKVIYKKRGLGMFVAPSAREIILKSRKDQVLGEILRELIRETERLGIPEEQLIEMIREAKKNKGEED from the coding sequence ATGATTCTAAACAGCAACAGTATCAAACCAATTTATCTTCAAATCGCCGATTGGTTAGAAGCGGAAATCTTAGCTTATAGAATCATAGAAGATGAGCGGATTTATTCTCAATACCAATTGGCCGGGATGTTCAATATTAATCCGGCTACGGCCGCCAAGGGATTAAATATTCTGGCCGATAAAAAAGTGATTTACAAAAAAAGAGGTCTGGGGATGTTCGTCGCTCCCAGCGCCCGGGAAATCATTCTCAAAAGCCGCAAAGACCAGGTCTTAGGAGAAATCCTCAGGGAATTGATCCGGGAAACAGAACGTCTCGGGATCCCAGAAGAGCAGCTTATCGAAATGATCAGAGAGGCCAAAAAGAATAAGGGGGAAGAGGATTGA
- a CDS encoding aconitate hydratase, giving the protein MGDNLAQKILKSHLVSGRVSSGEEIGIKIDQTLTQDATGTMAYLQFEAINTPRVKTELSVSYIDHNTLQTGFENADDHAFLQSCAARFGLYFSRPGNGICHQVHLERFGVPGKTLLGSDSHTPTAGGLGMLAMGAGGLDVAVAMGGGAFYLKDPKVVKIGLYGERPDWVSAKDIILEVLRRLSVKGGVGKVFEYSGPGVLSLTVPERATITNMGAELGATSSLFPSDEQTRLFLKAQAREKDWIPLAADEDAEYDEEITLDLSTLEPLAAQPHMPDNVAPISTLADIKVHQVAIGSCTNSSYLDLMTAAAILKGKTVSADVSLVIAPGSRQVLTMLANNGALTDLLDAGARILESACGPCIGMGQSPASGAVSLRTFNRNFEGRSGTADAGIYLVSPEVAAASAVTGYITDPRTLGKAPQIEVPLSFRIDDSLIIAPGNPETQIVRGPNIKPLPVTSKLEDHYRLPVVIKLGDNITTDDIMPAGAKVLPFRSNVPILSEFVFSKIDPQFPARAKAAGKGIIIAGHNYGQGSSREHAALVPMYLGIRAVLAKSFARIHKDNLVNFGILPLSFVQEEDYDKIDVDTNLSIIDLLEAVIHNKPLVLHIDGTQTKIPVQHNLTERQAKIVLAGGLLNYTRES; this is encoded by the coding sequence ATGGGGGATAACCTCGCACAAAAAATATTAAAATCTCATCTCGTATCCGGCCGGGTAAGTTCCGGTGAAGAAATAGGAATCAAAATTGATCAGACTCTGACTCAGGATGCTACCGGTACAATGGCCTATTTGCAGTTTGAAGCCATCAACACGCCCAGAGTAAAAACCGAACTGTCAGTAAGTTATATCGATCATAATACTTTACAGACCGGCTTTGAGAACGCGGATGACCATGCTTTTCTGCAAAGCTGTGCCGCCCGCTTTGGCCTGTATTTTTCCCGTCCTGGTAACGGCATCTGCCATCAGGTGCATTTAGAGCGTTTTGGTGTGCCCGGTAAAACTCTTCTGGGCTCTGACAGCCATACCCCGACTGCCGGCGGCCTGGGAATGCTGGCCATGGGCGCCGGCGGTCTTGATGTCGCGGTTGCCATGGGCGGAGGGGCTTTCTATCTAAAAGATCCCAAAGTTGTGAAGATTGGCCTTTATGGTGAACGTCCCGACTGGGTCTCTGCCAAGGACATCATTCTGGAGGTCCTGCGCCGTCTTTCTGTCAAAGGAGGAGTCGGCAAAGTCTTTGAATATAGCGGGCCTGGCGTTTTAAGCCTGACTGTTCCTGAACGCGCCACCATCACCAATATGGGAGCGGAATTGGGAGCGACGTCTTCTCTTTTCCCAAGTGATGAACAAACCAGATTATTTTTAAAGGCCCAGGCTCGCGAAAAGGACTGGATTCCTCTTGCGGCCGATGAGGACGCAGAATATGATGAAGAAATCACTCTGGACTTAAGCACTCTGGAACCTTTGGCAGCCCAGCCGCATATGCCTGACAATGTAGCTCCGATCAGCACACTGGCCGATATTAAGGTTCATCAGGTTGCTATCGGCAGTTGTACAAATTCTTCTTATCTTGATTTAATGACTGCCGCGGCCATCTTAAAAGGCAAAACCGTATCTGCGGATGTCAGTCTGGTTATTGCCCCGGGTTCTCGCCAGGTACTGACTATGCTGGCCAACAACGGCGCTCTGACCGATCTTCTTGATGCCGGAGCCAGAATTCTCGAATCTGCTTGCGGGCCATGTATCGGCATGGGACAGTCGCCTGCTTCCGGAGCAGTATCACTCCGGACATTTAACAGAAACTTCGAAGGACGCAGCGGCACTGCTGATGCCGGAATATACCTGGTCAGCCCTGAAGTGGCTGCCGCCAGTGCTGTCACCGGTTATATCACTGATCCCAGGACACTGGGCAAAGCTCCGCAGATCGAAGTGCCTCTTTCCTTCAGAATAGATGATTCCCTGATTATCGCTCCGGGAAATCCTGAGACTCAAATCGTACGGGGGCCAAACATCAAACCTCTTCCCGTGACTTCTAAATTAGAAGACCATTATCGTCTCCCGGTTGTGATCAAACTCGGGGATAATATCACAACAGATGATATTATGCCTGCCGGGGCTAAAGTTTTGCCCTTCAGATCTAATGTTCCTATCCTTTCTGAATTTGTTTTCAGTAAAATAGATCCTCAATTCCCTGCCAGAGCCAAAGCTGCCGGCAAAGGGATCATCATTGCCGGCCACAATTATGGACAGGGCTCCAGCCGTGAACACGCCGCTCTTGTTCCCATGTACCTGGGCATCAGAGCTGTTCTGGCTAAAAGCTTCGCCCGTATCCATAAAGATAATCTGGTCAATTTCGGCATCCTTCCTCTTAGCTTTGTTCAGGAAGAAGATTATGACAAGATCGACGTGGACACCAACTTGTCCATTATAGACCTGCTCGAAGCCGTCATACACAATAAACCTCTTGTCCTTCATATCGACGGTACACAGACCAAAATCCCGGTTCAGCATAACCTCACTGAAAGACAGGCCAAAATCGTTTTAGCCGGAGGCCTGCTCAATTATACTAGAGAATCCTAA
- the coaD gene encoding pantetheine-phosphate adenylyltransferase: MRIAVYPGTFDPVTLGHMDILHRAAQLFDKIIIGVAANSNKETLFSLEERQELLKHEIKEMSNVEVCPFSGLTVEFARQCGAVALIRGLRAISDFEYEFQLALMNKKLAPDMETVFLMTKSEYSFISSSAIKWAASLKGSISEFVPPNVEKALLKKLH, from the coding sequence GTGCGCATCGCTGTTTATCCAGGAACCTTTGATCCGGTAACCCTTGGACATATGGACATTTTACACAGAGCGGCTCAGCTTTTTGATAAAATCATTATTGGAGTAGCCGCAAACAGCAATAAAGAAACCCTGTTTTCTTTAGAGGAGAGACAAGAGCTTTTAAAACATGAAATTAAAGAGATGAGTAATGTCGAAGTCTGTCCCTTCAGCGGCCTAACGGTTGAATTTGCCAGACAATGCGGGGCAGTCGCTCTGATTCGCGGTCTCAGAGCGATTTCTGATTTCGAGTATGAGTTTCAATTGGCTTTAATGAATAAAAAGCTGGCTCCTGATATGGAGACGGTATTTCTGATGACCAAGAGTGAATATTCCTTTATCAGTTCCAGTGCCATCAAATGGGCGGCAAGTCTTAAAGGAAGCATCAGCGAGTTTGTTCCGCCAAATGTAGAAAAGGCTTTACTGAAAAAGCTGCATTAG
- a CDS encoding tRNA (cytidine(34)-2'-O)-methyltransferase — MTGRLNIVLVEPEIPPNTGNIARLCAVVGADLHLVKPLGFKTDDKSLKRAGLDYWHRLKMTIYEDFDDFEARNPGGKRYLATTKGKIIYSETTFEEGCYLIFGRETKGLSPEILARYPEHLIRLPMKNECRSLNLSNAVAIVTYEVFRQWGYPGLS, encoded by the coding sequence TTGACAGGCAGACTGAACATCGTTTTGGTAGAACCGGAGATACCGCCTAATACCGGTAATATCGCACGGCTTTGCGCGGTAGTGGGGGCCGATCTGCATCTGGTTAAGCCTTTGGGATTCAAGACTGACGATAAATCTCTGAAAAGAGCGGGGCTGGATTATTGGCACCGGTTGAAGATGACCATATATGAAGATTTTGATGATTTTGAAGCGCGCAATCCTGGCGGAAAGCGTTATCTGGCGACAACGAAGGGGAAAATTATTTATAGTGAAACGACCTTTGAAGAAGGCTGTTACTTGATATTCGGCCGGGAAACGAAAGGGCTGTCACCGGAAATTTTGGCCCGTTATCCTGAACACCTCATCCGTCTGCCGATGAAAAATGAATGCCGCAGTCTCAATTTGTCAAATGCAGTGGCGATCGTTACCTATGAGGTCTTCAGACAGTGGGGGTATCCCGGACTATCATGA
- a CDS encoding DNA polymerase III subunit alpha has product MFTHLHVHTEYSLLDGAARINKLVKKAGELGMPALAITDHGVMYGVIDFYKACKKQGIKPIIGCEVYVAPGKLTEKNAGRDDKNYHLVLLAENMEGYRNLVKIVSNAHIEGFYYKPRTDKKFLRENSKGLIALSACLAGEISELILEDNLEKARETALEYLDIFGKGNFFLEIQDHGLRDQQKVNTEMLKISRMTGIPIVATNDVHYVEKADSFLQDVLLCIQTGKTLNDQTRMSFEGQEFYLKAHSEMNLLFGEHPEVLEITEEIAARCNVDFAFGTNFLPDYQVPEGFTLDQYLREQCAQIFPQRYPQAGEREKGRLEYELNVITKTGYSGYFLIVADFCRYARENGVTVGPGRGSAAASMVAYLLGITDIEPLRHDLLFERFLNPERITMPDIDIDFDPEGRDKVIKYVTQKYGADKVCQIITFGTMGAKGAIRDVGRVLNIPLSKVDKVAKAVPNELGMTLERALTVSPDLIRMVSEEEEIKRLLEISQGLEGMPRHASTHAAGVVIAREPLTNYLPLQRTAEGFPMTQFPMKTVEDIGLLKMDFLGLRNLTIISQTLTRIQETQGKTIDLNKLPLDDLKTYQMLSEGKSSGVFQLESGGMKAILKELKPSCFEDIIAVLALYRPGPMEQIPEFIKRKQSGKLSYLHPKLEKILQATYGIIVYQEQVMQIARDLGGYSLGRADLLRRAMGKKNRDIMDEERQNFVHGLQDDHGEVIVPGAIRLGLKKNEAEEIFDLMAKFAEYGFNKGHATAYALISYQTAYLKANFPLEFAASLLSSVIGVSDKVSFYIHEAQNNGITILPPDVQFSYNDFAIEGRAIRFGLGAVRNVGAQVVEKIIEERKNGPFRSLYDFISRMDSRMVNKRVMESLIKAGAFQSLCSRAQALTVLERMLDLAQNRQRDRESGQMSLFDLDEKLEEDFAMPQLDEVSQGDISKLEKEYLGLYLTNHPLSSIETQYKDLISSDIATCLEGLEEKKVILCGIITSYRQTITKRGEMMATFLLEDLSGTIEVLVFPRVFAEGSNLHNDNIVIVKGRYYLNEDEKKIFAEKINELNEFNQGPETNARGEKEENSGYDRVDTKHGRLFLKLNREDKELLGRILKLLENHSGKIPVCVYFADSKKSFKLSQEYRAEKSHAFCQNITALLGQNNVKWQ; this is encoded by the coding sequence ATGTTCACGCATCTCCATGTCCATACTGAATACAGCCTGCTGGACGGAGCGGCCAGGATCAACAAGCTTGTGAAAAAGGCCGGGGAATTGGGTATGCCCGCTTTGGCCATTACGGACCATGGTGTAATGTACGGGGTAATAGACTTTTACAAGGCCTGTAAAAAACAAGGGATTAAACCGATCATTGGCTGTGAGGTTTATGTGGCCCCGGGAAAATTGACCGAAAAAAATGCGGGCCGGGATGATAAGAATTATCATCTTGTTTTGCTTGCCGAAAATATGGAAGGCTACCGCAATCTTGTAAAAATAGTCTCAAATGCCCATATTGAAGGATTTTATTATAAACCGAGGACAGATAAAAAATTCCTCAGGGAAAACAGCAAGGGGCTAATTGCGCTCAGCGCTTGTCTGGCTGGTGAAATATCCGAGCTGATTTTGGAGGATAACCTGGAAAAAGCCCGGGAAACGGCCTTGGAGTATCTGGATATATTCGGTAAGGGCAATTTCTTTCTGGAGATTCAGGACCATGGCTTAAGAGATCAGCAAAAGGTCAATACTGAAATGCTGAAGATTTCCCGGATGACCGGAATCCCCATCGTAGCGACCAACGATGTGCACTATGTCGAAAAAGCTGATTCCTTCCTGCAGGATGTCCTATTATGTATTCAGACCGGTAAAACATTAAACGATCAGACCAGAATGAGCTTTGAAGGGCAGGAATTCTATTTGAAAGCTCATTCCGAAATGAATCTGCTTTTCGGAGAGCATCCTGAGGTTTTGGAAATAACCGAGGAAATAGCAGCCAGGTGCAATGTTGATTTTGCCTTCGGGACAAATTTTTTACCCGATTATCAGGTTCCCGAAGGATTTACACTGGATCAATACCTGCGGGAGCAATGCGCGCAGATCTTCCCCCAGCGCTATCCCCAGGCAGGTGAAAGAGAAAAAGGACGCCTGGAATATGAGCTGAATGTCATCACCAAAACAGGTTACTCCGGCTATTTTTTAATTGTGGCTGATTTTTGCCGGTACGCGAGAGAAAATGGCGTAACGGTAGGACCGGGGAGAGGATCGGCAGCCGCCAGTATGGTCGCTTATTTATTAGGAATTACCGATATTGAACCACTCAGGCATGATCTGCTCTTTGAACGGTTTTTAAATCCTGAAAGAATAACCATGCCTGATATCGATATAGATTTTGATCCTGAAGGCAGAGATAAAGTCATTAAATATGTCACACAAAAATATGGTGCGGATAAAGTCTGTCAAATCATCACCTTTGGAACTATGGGGGCCAAAGGCGCGATCAGGGATGTTGGCAGGGTCCTGAATATCCCGCTCAGCAAAGTGGACAAGGTGGCTAAAGCCGTTCCCAATGAACTGGGGATGACTCTGGAAAGGGCGTTGACCGTTTCTCCTGATCTGATCAGAATGGTTAGCGAGGAAGAAGAAATCAAACGGCTTCTGGAAATTTCCCAGGGACTTGAAGGGATGCCCAGACATGCGTCTACCCATGCCGCAGGGGTCGTGATCGCCAGAGAACCGTTGACCAACTATTTGCCTTTGCAAAGAACAGCGGAAGGATTTCCCATGACCCAATTTCCGATGAAGACAGTTGAGGATATCGGCTTGTTAAAAATGGACTTTCTGGGGTTACGTAACCTGACGATCATCAGCCAAACTCTGACCAGAATTCAAGAGACGCAGGGAAAAACAATCGATCTCAACAAATTGCCATTAGACGATCTGAAAACTTATCAAATGCTCTCTGAAGGCAAGAGCTCCGGTGTCTTTCAGCTGGAAAGCGGCGGTATGAAAGCTATTCTCAAGGAGCTGAAACCAAGCTGTTTTGAGGATATTATTGCCGTCTTGGCCCTTTACCGGCCCGGTCCCATGGAACAAATACCGGAATTTATTAAGCGTAAGCAAAGCGGCAAGCTCAGCTATCTTCATCCTAAATTAGAAAAAATCTTACAGGCTACTTATGGAATTATCGTTTATCAGGAACAAGTAATGCAGATCGCCAGGGATTTGGGCGGATACTCTCTGGGCCGGGCGGATTTGCTGCGCAGGGCAATGGGGAAGAAAAACCGCGATATTATGGATGAAGAACGCCAGAATTTTGTTCATGGACTTCAGGATGATCACGGCGAGGTAATTGTCCCCGGTGCCATACGCCTTGGCCTTAAAAAGAATGAGGCCGAAGAAATATTTGATCTTATGGCTAAATTCGCCGAATACGGGTTCAATAAAGGCCACGCGACGGCCTATGCCTTGATTTCTTACCAGACAGCTTATTTGAAAGCCAATTTCCCTTTGGAGTTTGCCGCATCTCTTTTAAGCTCGGTCATCGGTGTTTCCGATAAAGTTTCTTTTTATATTCATGAAGCCCAAAACAATGGCATCACGATTTTGCCCCCCGATGTCCAGTTCAGTTATAATGATTTTGCCATTGAGGGCAGGGCCATCCGCTTCGGTCTGGGAGCTGTCCGCAATGTTGGCGCCCAGGTCGTTGAAAAGATCATTGAGGAAAGGAAAAACGGGCCCTTTCGTTCGCTTTATGATTTTATCAGCCGGATGGATTCCAGAATGGTCAACAAAAGAGTGATGGAAAGCCTGATTAAGGCAGGGGCGTTCCAATCGCTTTGTTCAAGAGCACAGGCTTTGACTGTGCTTGAGAGGATGCTTGATTTGGCTCAAAACAGGCAGAGAGACCGGGAGTCGGGGCAAATGTCCCTTTTCGATCTTGATGAGAAGCTGGAAGAAGACTTTGCAATGCCTCAATTAGACGAAGTTTCTCAAGGAGATATCTCCAAGCTGGAGAAAGAATACCTGGGTTTATATCTGACTAATCATCCTTTATCGTCAATTGAAACGCAATATAAAGACCTGATTAGTTCCGATATTGCGACCTGTCTGGAAGGCTTAGAAGAAAAAAAAGTGATCTTATGCGGAATAATTACGTCTTATAGACAGACAATAACAAAAAGAGGCGAGATGATGGCCACTTTTCTTCTTGAAGATCTTTCGGGGACCATCGAAGTCCTGGTTTTCCCCAGAGTTTTTGCGGAAGGATCAAATTTGCACAATGACAATATTGTCATTGTTAAGGGCAGATATTATCTTAATGAAGATGAGAAGAAGATCTTTGCCGAAAAAATTAACGAATTAAATGAGTTTAACCAGGGGCCTGAAACAAATGCAAGAGGGGAAAAAGAGGAGAACTCAGGTTATGACAGGGTGGACACAAAGCATGGAAGGCTTTTTTTAAAATTAAATCGTGAAGACAAGGAACTGCTCGGCAGGATTTTGAAATTACTGGAAAACCATTCTGGAAAAATCCCCGTATGTGTATATTTTGCGGACAGCAAAAAATCATTTAAATTAAGCCAAGAATATCGGGCCGAGAAATCTCATGCTTTTTGCCAAAATATTACTGCACTTCTGGGACAAAACAATGTAAAATGGCAATGA
- a CDS encoding CBO0543 family protein: MNIGWNIESYVSVSSMIFSSIILFLILRINWKAYGLLFLLSAAAGEILCVIFAMLGLYSFPYTTFPAISSLPVVLVLTAFPMIVLVGVRYSPENWMSKICLYWVIVNLGMLFETWAQNQTQIIKYDMFWDFWDSYTWWWIYLLVFEWLGGRIVPQSARKPIKGSLLKSGQIGWFISHFILISTIFLAGFYMGRVTLK, translated from the coding sequence ATGAATATTGGCTGGAATATCGAAAGCTATGTATCTGTTTCCTCAATGATTTTTTCGTCAATCATCCTTTTTCTGATTTTAAGGATTAATTGGAAAGCATACGGACTGCTTTTCCTCCTTAGTGCGGCAGCCGGTGAAATTTTATGCGTAATATTCGCGATGCTGGGTCTTTATTCTTTCCCCTATACGACATTCCCGGCGATATCTTCTTTACCTGTTGTTTTAGTATTAACAGCATTTCCGATGATCGTCCTTGTTGGAGTCAGGTATAGTCCTGAAAATTGGATGTCAAAAATTTGTTTGTATTGGGTGATTGTCAATTTAGGGATGCTTTTTGAAACGTGGGCCCAAAATCAAACCCAAATCATCAAATATGATATGTTTTGGGATTTTTGGGACTCATATACCTGGTGGTGGATCTATCTGCTGGTCTTTGAATGGTTAGGCGGGAGGATAGTGCCTCAAAGCGCCAGAAAACCAATTAAAGGAAGTCTATTAAAAAGTGGTCAGATCGGCTGGTTCATCTCACACTTTATTTTAATCTCCACAATATTTTTAGCAGGTTTTTATATGGGAAGAGTTACGTTAAAGTAA
- a CDS encoding metal-dependent hydrolase, with the protein MKIIFHGHSCFEITGSKGRILIDPFLRDNPRADVGPDDYQELDALLITHGHDDHMGDCLEIAKKTGCLFISNFELANFAKKNGVKNIHSMHIGGKYPFGFGTVKLTPALHGSGIPKGDGTFWYGGLACGFLINMDGLWVYHAGDTGLFSDLQLIKNFCALEAAMLPIGDNFGMGPDDAVLAAEMLQAKYVVPMHYNTFPVIRQNPEAFVSALESKVPKTKGVILEPGQSLQI; encoded by the coding sequence ATGAAAATAATCTTTCATGGTCATTCCTGTTTTGAAATAACGGGATCAAAGGGCAGGATTCTCATTGACCCTTTTCTCAGGGATAATCCCCGAGCTGATGTCGGGCCGGATGATTATCAGGAACTGGACGCGTTATTAATTACCCATGGCCATGATGATCATATGGGAGATTGTCTGGAGATTGCCAAAAAAACCGGCTGTCTCTTTATTTCTAATTTTGAGCTGGCAAATTTTGCGAAGAAGAACGGGGTAAAAAACATCCACTCCATGCATATTGGAGGGAAATATCCATTTGGATTCGGAACGGTAAAGCTTACGCCCGCTTTGCATGGATCAGGCATACCGAAAGGAGACGGAACTTTTTGGTATGGTGGCCTGGCCTGCGGTTTTCTGATCAATATGGACGGGTTGTGGGTATATCACGCCGGAGACACCGGATTGTTCAGTGATCTGCAATTGATAAAAAACTTTTGCGCATTAGAGGCAGCGATGTTGCCGATCGGGGATAATTTTGGGATGGGTCCGGACGATGCGGTGCTCGCGGCGGAAATGCTCCAAGCAAAATATGTGGTCCCCATGCATTACAATACTTTCCCTGTCATCAGGCAAAATCCTGAAGCTTTTGTTTCAGCACTTGAAAGTAAAGTTCCGAAGACGAAAGGCGTTATTCTGGAACCCGGGCAAAGCCTGCAAATTTAA
- a CDS encoding glycosyltransferase family 4 protein has protein sequence MSFLSTFVLAVLGAVVLTPVSIMIARKLGVLDHPGGRRIHQTPIPRMGGIAIYLAFWLAVFLRVDLNSTVIGLFLSSTLIVLVGIADDSKGLGPFPKLFLQIMAAFIFLSFSPSIEYVVLPLVNEVGLGYAGFILGVLWIVGLVNTVNISDGLDGLAAGICMIAALVLFWSAIKIDQIFPAHLMLALTGAALGFLFFNFNPAKVFMGDSGSMFLGFILGAVSWTGLLKTATVLGLIFPLLVLGMPLTDVLFAIIRRKWKGRSIVLADRGHLHHRLLDMGFTQKSAVLLLYAISAGFGLAAIFCVYGNWLLAAILVLLNMVLILNIMFRKLKVEKFWVKKIEKEYAEDKHKV, from the coding sequence ATGTCTTTCTTATCTACATTTGTTCTTGCCGTATTGGGGGCAGTTGTTTTGACACCTGTCTCTATCATGATTGCCCGTAAGTTGGGAGTGTTGGATCACCCTGGCGGGAGAAGAATCCATCAAACGCCTATCCCTAGAATGGGGGGGATAGCCATTTATCTTGCTTTTTGGCTCGCTGTTTTTCTGCGGGTTGATTTGAACAGCACTGTAATTGGACTTTTTCTGAGCAGCACCTTGATTGTTCTAGTGGGAATCGCCGATGACAGCAAAGGATTGGGGCCTTTTCCCAAGCTGTTTTTGCAGATTATGGCCGCTTTTATTTTTCTGTCTTTCAGTCCTTCTATCGAATATGTTGTTCTGCCTCTGGTGAATGAGGTTGGTTTGGGATATGCCGGATTCATTTTGGGTGTATTATGGATTGTGGGATTGGTCAATACGGTGAACATTTCAGACGGTCTTGACGGGCTGGCGGCGGGAATCTGCATGATCGCCGCCCTGGTTCTGTTCTGGTCGGCAATCAAGATCGATCAGATATTTCCCGCCCACCTGATGCTCGCTTTAACTGGAGCTGCCTTGGGCTTTCTCTTTTTTAACTTTAATCCCGCCAAAGTGTTTATGGGCGACTCGGGCAGCATGTTTCTGGGCTTTATTCTGGGAGCCGTCTCCTGGACAGGCCTGTTAAAAACGGCAACTGTTCTGGGGCTGATCTTCCCGCTGCTGGTCCTGGGGATGCCCCTGACCGATGTCCTGTTCGCCATCATCCGGCGCAAATGGAAGGGAAGGTCTATTGTTCTGGCGGACAGGGGACACCTGCATCACAGATTATTAGATATGGGGTTTACACAAAAATCGGCAGTATTGCTTCTCTATGCCATAAGTGCCGGTTTCGGGCTGGCCGCGATTTTTTGTGTTTATGGCAATTGGCTTTTGGCGGCAATTTTGGTCCTGTTGAATATGGTATTAATCCTCAACATTATGTTTCGAAAGCTGAAAGTGGAAAAGTTCTGGGTGAAAAAAATAGAAAAAGAATATGCTGAAGATAAGCATAAAGTATGA